The Phaeodactylum tricornutum CCAP 1055/1 chromosome 6, whole genome shotgun sequence region ATCGGAAAAGTCGACGATTGACGTACGCAGGCCatcgacaatggctttgCGCTGCTTGGCGACACCCACACCACTAAGGTACTTGGCTTCGGCCTCGGCTTCGGCGCCCTTGACCTTGAGGATCTTGTCTCCTTCGGCACGCTCCGCCACGGCGTATTTGAGTCGCTTGGAACTGTTGATTTCGTTCATGGCGTTTTTCACGCGCTGTGGAGCAAGGCGAACGAAAAAAAAGAGTATGAGCACATTCGCAATGTTGACCAAAGATTAAGTGCGCGACGTGAACTACCCTCCTTCCGAACCACGGCGCGCAAAGTATCgtgcacacacacacactaaCACATAGAGAGACGCCCCAACATTACACGGGACGTACCTGATCCGGATCCAAATCGGTAATGAGAGTTTGCACAATCTGATATCCGTACGTAGTCATGATTTCGGAAAGTGCGTTTTTGACGGCTAGCGCGAggtcttccttggcttcaAAGACGGCGTCCAGTTCGAGTGTGGGTAGTTGCGAACGCATCACGTCGTAGACGTGTGCGGTGATTTGTCTGGCGGGGTTGGAAAGCGCGTAGAAGGCCTCGTACACCTTGTCGCGGAGGACTTGGTACTGTACGGATACTACGGAAGTGATAAAGACGTTATCGAGAGTCTTGGTTTCGACGCGTACGTTGAGCTGCTGCACGCGGAAACTGAGTTTGCCCACGAGCGACTCCATGGGACAGCAAATCACGTTGAGTCCGGGCTGTACGAGGCGACTGTATTTGCCCCAGCGTTCAATGACGCCGACTTCGGCGGTGGAGATTGTAAAACAACACAAGCACATGGTAAAACGTTTACGGAATGAAATCAACAGGAATGGTCAATGGCAAGCGTCGTTGCGATAAATATGTGGATAGAGACAACGGGAAGGGAGTTGGAGTTTTGGGTCAGCGAAAAAGTCAGTCGCGGCGTGCCGCAACAAGTGACGGATCCTACGGGTACGTGTACGTGTGCAGTTCGCCGTTTCCCTCGTCTTCTTTTGGTGCTCCAGTGACACAGTGCGAGCCCGTTCGCTTCTTTGCGATAGACCCCGAACTCTAGTAGAGGGATGCGAACAGCGTTCGTCGGACCCCTCCAACACCGTCTTGTCTTCGTCCGTGGTCGTATTGTGAAGATCGGTCGCCTTGTTTAGTAATTTCGTGTGGAGATCGCGACTTTTGGTGGTTTCAGTACCACATCGTGCACTGGTGACCCACTTGACAAAAACCACTGGTTGTGTTGGGCCTTGCCGGCGTCGTCtccgtgactgtgaattaaGAGACAGTATCCTTCCCAAGGGAAACTCAATTTCCGAACCAAACCATCTGAGGTTTTTCTCGCTAGCGGTGAACGGGACGGATTTGGATACTAATAGGAACACACTCGTGAGGTTTCGCCTACCCACAAACCATTTTGGCATTTGATCGGGCACCAGACGACAGTGTGCCCCGAAATTCTTCCAAATGCATCGTCGCTTCCGTTTACTGGGTGAATTGGCCGTCATGGCTATCTTGGTCAGTGTATGGCGCGGTCACAAACATTTGTTTCTTCAGTACGACGAAAAGTCTTTCGAGAGCGCCTGGTTTCCCCCACTGGTCCCAGCGGAGCCGATTCCCAACGCGACCGAGTCTCCTTTGGAGGAATTCCAGACGCTTGCCACCAATTGTCGGGGCAAGGAAAGACTGCTTCGTATCGCCGTGGCGACGGGTATGAATCGATCCGCAGCGGAGGCGCGGTGCGACGATTTGCCCTCGTGGAAGGACGTGGTGGACTTGTACGGATCGCAACCCGTCATTCTTGGACTCGAACACTGTGCCGCCTACCGAGCCGCTGTGCGTGACCACGTCAATCGGACCCGTGATGCGTATCCCAAATTTGGAGGGCTGCAGATTGACGGAATGTTTAACGTGGGAACCAACGCTTTGGCACAAACCGTTCTACACAATCTGGATCGAGGACAGTGGGTACAACCGGATTTGTCTTTGGATGATCCGGAATATTGGGAAAAGATTGATACCTACATGCACGGCGTAGGATGGGGGAAACACACGTTGGTCAAGTACCGACCACACAACGCCATATTATCCCTCCCCGTCGTGATAGTGCGAGATCCGTACCGGTGGATGAAGTCCATGGTACGAGCCAACACACGCACTTGCGGTGTTTCTTACTGGTGTGCGTGAAACCCTCCTTCTCAACCTTACCCGCGTCTTCTGTTGTGTACCTGTGTCATTCAGTGCAAAGCAATGTATCGGGCACACTGGATTCGGCCACCCAATCACTGTCCCAACCTCGTGTTGACGCCACAGGAGAAAGTGGAGTATCCCAATCACACCACCTTTGCCGTTACAGTGGAGCAGAACGCTCGCAATCCTCACGTGCGGGATAACTTTGACTCCCTGGCGGATTACTGGACGGCGTGGTACCAAAGCTACTGGGATGCCAATATCCCCCGACTCGTGATACGTTTCGAAGACATGCTCTTCCATGCCGATGCGGTCGTCCAGGCACTCTCTGAATGCACTGGTTCCGAGCGAGTGGAACCCTTTCAATACTACACCCAGCCGGCCAAGGTTCACGGTGAATCGTCCGATTTTTTGACGGCACTCGCCAAGACGGGAACCGAAAAAGGACGCTACAGCGGTATGACTGTCGATGATAGGGCGTATGCCGCCAAAGCTCTCAATGCCGAGTTGATGCAGAAGTTTGGGTACCGACACTAGGCCGTCTCCGAACAAAAGCTCGTCGCCAAACGATTCTGAGCCTTCCGGTCGTTCACGGCATTAGTCAGTGACTGCCAAAGAATGTAGGACATGGTTGGTTGGTACTCTTTCGCTGAGATCAAGATCTTGTTTGATTCGTTCTTGCGCAATGATCGAATTGACACAAGACGCCATGCCGATTTCCTTATTCCAGGAACGATGATTGATGGCCCGCTTCGAAGATGCACTTTCCAATGCGGTCAATGAACAATCTCAATTCTTTCGCCCTTTTCACAATCGCAACAGACTATACAAGGGTCACAGGAATTGTTCGTTGTTTCTCTAAAgactttggaaacgccagAAGAAAATTTTGCCGGAGATATCTATGCGGACTGAATTGTAAACCGAACTGACTTTTCATGGTGCAATCCGGCCTTTTTGGTGAACCATCATTGACTTTGCATCTCCTTCAAGTAAACATTGAGCTTTGCATATCTTTTCAATGATGTGTAATGCCCAATGCTCCTTTTGATGAAACTGCTTGCTGTGACTTGAAAAGATAGAAATTCAGAAGAAAAACATTGAGGGACTATCGCATCTTTCTTCAACAGTAAATTGAAATATGTTGCTCCATCATTGCCTCTAGTCCGGTATGTCCTTTTTGCTAGTCTTGTAGCCCTGCCCTACAAAAGTGTGTCTGTTGTGCGACGGGTTGTCACGAAAAGGATCACCTCGTTCGCGTCGTCTCCATGCCAGAGATAGaggctttactgttagcgaTGGCATACTACCTCTTTGGTTCCAACCAAAGCCAAAAGCTTCGCCGCTACACGAGCCTGTGCTGTCAAACAATCGACACCATTTACCACCACGCTCGATTAATCATTCCCCTCCTCCACCTCCGTGCCGCCGGCGTTTCTTTTTGCTGAAATTGGTTGCGACTAAACTGTTTGCGCTTCTACTGAACGCAAGGTGTAACGGAATGAGCGATCATCACCGAATGAAAGGGCCCCGGCgcaacggcgacgatgaGAGCGTACCGAGAAAGTCGCTAGTGGACTACTCCAGAGTAGACAGTCGACCCGTGGGTGCTATAAAAGGATGCAACCCAGAAATGCCTGCAGTGCCACCGAATCCAACGGCGTCTGCGTCAAATGCCGCTGCCCCACCACCGGGAAACCGCATGTCGTCCCAAATGGAAGCCGTTGTACGTCTCATGACGGGACGTGAAGAACGAACGATTGCGGAAAAACTGGCCGATTCGAATCGACCCACTTGGGAAGCATACAAAAAAGCGAACGAAGATAAGCTGAACTTGGAAGGGATGGACCATCGTAAAATGGAGGAATATCGGAGAGAATTAGATGAGCAAAGGGATCGAATTCTGGCCCGGGGGACAAACCACACCGATAAGAAAAAGAGGAACCGAATCGACCAGGAATCTTCGGGAGACTCCGATTCAGATTCGCGTGAGCGACGTCGCAAGCACCGCAAACGGCACAAAAAGAAGCACAAGCGAAAGAGAGACAAATCACATCGTGACAAAGATTCCGATAGTGATAGCGAGGAGAGTCGACGCAAGcgcaagaaaaagctgaagaaaaaaaagaaagaaaaggatGGCGGCGAGAGTGACGGTAGCCACTACCGACTCAGTTCTTTCTTCAAGCAGGGATCCGATGATGGGGAATAAGTGCAAAAAACAGTTTGGATACTAATTGTTGTAAAATCACTAATAGATGTATAGACTGGCTATTTTCAAGCAAATAGGTAATCTTAATAATGATTCTCAGCGTGATTTGGCGGATTGTGCCGAGATAGCAGAAAGCAGGTTTTCCGCAATGGAGTGGTGCGATGGTAGGAGGTACATTTCCTTGGCGTGTGAGAGAACCTGAATAAGTTCCGAGCCAATGGAGGAGGATGGCGTTGCAGCGTGGGCTAACAGTAGGTTGCTCATGTTGCGGAGAGCATCACAAGCAGCGGATTGTACCGCTACCGAGCTCGAATGGTTGCGCATCGCGGCTACAATTGCTGCCACACCACCAGCGGCCTCCACGGCGATCAGGTTGCCCCCGCTTTGCATACAGAGGTTTCCGAGAGCAAGACAGCAACATCCTTGTAGGCCACGGTATCCTGCAAAGACGTTCATGGCCCGTACCAGGGCAGGAATGCCTTGCTTGCCCGCAATGACTACACGATAGTAAGCGTCCACTGCCCACTGAGCAAGAACACAGCATTCCTCTTCTGGAGGAGATGAGTTGCTCGATCCCTGATCGTGTTCATCGCATTTTGCTTGAATTGTCTCGATGATGCTTTTTACCGTCGATCCTCCCGATCGATTCATCATCATGTAAAcggtgtttttgttgttgtagttgaGCACCTGACCTCGACTGAGAACCGAATCTGAAATACTTCTTCTGGAGTTAATATCCGCCGGTGTTGGTTGCAAGTTGTCAGACAGAGAAGTGTGTAAAGGTGACGGAATAGAAGTATTCATTGCAAGGCAATCGCTTTCAGGGTTCATCTTCGCTTGCGAATGGGTCTCGATGATCCTTCTGAAAGTTCTTCCTTTGACGAGAGCGAAATGTACGAAATTATACGCTGATCAGCATTATGGTGAGTCTTTTACTTGGGATTCTGTATGGCGGTGTACTATTTCGGACGGAGATTGGGCTTGCATTCGCGGACCCGTGGCGTCCGGAACGTGAAAAGATGACTTTCTGATGGAGAAGATGTCACAGTTGGCATATTTTTCATGTGAAGCACGAGCACTTACAGATATTTCCTATGTAGAAAGTAAGATCGTACGATTAGATTTGGCTTCGGACTTTTTGAAGCTTTAAGGGTTCGGCAAGCTGTCTAGGTCGCTATCTTACAAACCGAAACTTTTATCAAGGGCAATTAAAAGTAAGTAAATACCCAAATAACAGTAAGTAGATAATTTCACTTCTCACTTTCAGTACTGACTCATAGGAGAATATGTAAGATTCCCGATAAACAAAGATTCACTGGTTaacgaaaaaagaaaacaagaaaCAGTCTATTGCCATTATAAGTATTCTCATTCCGCTCGGAAAAGATGACGTCATAGTAAAATATTGATGGTTTCCGTAGTTGATGGTCGGTGGACGGAGGGTAACGTTTATCCACTCTCATCGGGTAAAAGAGATTGACACAGTTCGTGTGAATCGGTTTATCGAACGTTATGCCGTGTTTGTGCTTGGTGACGTAGACGAGAGATGAACCTGTTTGTCCAGAACGGAATCGAATCTGCAGTTTCTATCCATACTGCCAAGTACCACACGATACTAGACGAAGTCGGTGTGTTCACGATGGAACCAGTCGACTCCCAATGTGTGTTCGTAGCCGAACCCTTAGTCTCGAGTCTCTCACTCTCTAACTCGAACATTGTTCGGGCCCAGTGGTCTACGAAATTGCTAGGCCGGAAGCGCATGTGTCGTTGGTGTAATTCGTGATGGTGGCGAAAGCGACGGAACTTACGACGTTTTCCGGCGGACTCGCCATATCTCAATGTCGTCGACCGCATAGACGGGATCGTGTTCTGTCAAAGGCACTACCAGTACATCCAAATGCCGCGCCGCCGCCAGAGTGCGAAACTCGTCCCGTGGATCGTAGTCGGGATAGTAGCGGTGTTCATACGAGAGGATAGCTTCCGTGTTGGGTTTGACCAGAAGTTGGTCGATGGCTTGGACCAAGGGTGCAATCGGATAGAGCTTGGGGAGTACACAGTCCGCCACGAGTACTACATCAACCTCCCAGTCGTCTGGAATGCTACCCGTGCCCCACCAATAGTGTTGGGTGTGCACGGGGCAGCCTTGAATGACACTGACGTTCATTGGGTCGGTCGTCGTGACGGTTATTGCTGTTGTGGTAGTGTTTAAAACCGACAACGACTCAGCGGTACGGACAATGTTCTCACGGGCCAATTGAACCACAGTGGGTTCGCCGTCGGTACAGAGTACCCGCTTCGCGCCCAGAAAGGCTGCCGCAATGCTGGTGACGCCCGTACCGGCGCCGAGATCGACGACGGTGCGACCCCGGAGTGTAACGGAATGTCGCTCGAGGTACTTGAGGAGGACCATGGCAGCGGGCCAAACGGTAGCACCGGTGCCGTACGTCTGTTCCGCTTCCCCCCGCTGGACTTGCCGTACTTTTACGATTTGATTGGCAATGGTGACTGGGTAGTCCTCATCCTGTGAATAGCGATTGCGCCAACCGAGTGACTGAATACGCTGGTGCATCCATTCACTCGGTTGTCGTTTCGTATTGGTAGCACTAGTCGTGTTTCTAGTACTACCTTTGTTGCGGGTGATATTGCTAGTACTAGCCGAAAGGGGAAAGGATGTGGGGTTGACCGAATGT contains the following coding sequences:
- a CDS encoding predicted protein, translated to MCLCCFTISTAEVGVIERWGKYSRLVQPGLNVICCPMESLVGKLSFRVQQLNVRVETKTLDNVFITSVVSVQYQVLRDKVYEAFYALSNPARQITAHVYDVMRSQLPTLELDAVFEAKEDLALAVKNALSEIMTTYGYQIVQTLITDLDPDQRVKNAMNEINSSKRLKYAVAERAEGDKILKVKGAEAEAEAKYLSGVGVAKQRKAIVDGLRTSIVDFSDHVEGSSTKEVMDLLLLTQYFDMIRDVGAESHCKTTFVPSSRGAPDDMRNALLQSAAGRL
- a CDS encoding predicted protein, yielding MHRRFRLLGELAVMAILVSVWRGHKHLFLQYDEKSFESAWFPPLVPAEPIPNATESPLEEFQTLATNCRGKERLLRIAVATGMNRSAAEARCDDLPSWKDVVDLYGSQPVILGLEHCAAYRAAVRDHVNRTRDAYPKFGGLQIDGMFNVGTNALAQTVLHNLDRGQWVQPDLSLDDPEYWEKIDTYMHGVGWGKHTLVKYRPHNAILSLPVVIVRDPYRWMKSMCKAMYRAHWIRPPNHCPNLVLTPQEKVEYPNHTTFAVTVEQNARNPHVRDNFDSLADYWTAWYQSYWDANIPRLVIRFEDMLFHADAVVQALSECTGSERVEPFQYYTQPAKVHGESSDFLTALAKTGTEKGRYSGMTVDDRAYAAKALNAELMQKFGYRH
- a CDS encoding predicted protein, which gives rise to MASTALIENGVLVDDKDGNPDNGTKLSRPTSATARAFFAALDAQTAHSVNPTSFPLSASTSNITRNKGSTRNTTSATNTKRQPSEWMHQRIQSLGWRNRYSQDEDYPVTIANQIVKVRQVQRGEAEQTYGTGATVWPAAMVLLKYLERHSVTLRGRTVVDLGAGTGVTSIAAAFLGAKRVLCTDGEPTVVQLARENIVRTAESLSVLNTTTTAITVTTTDPMNVSVIQGCPVHTQHYWWGTGSIPDDWEVDVVLVADCVLPKLYPIAPLVQAIDQLLVKPNTEAILSYEHRYYPDYDPRDEFRTLAAARHLDVLVVPLTEHDPVYAVDDIEIWRVRRKTS